Proteins found in one Streptomyces sp. NBC_00461 genomic segment:
- a CDS encoding carbohydrate ABC transporter permease: protein MATETAKPVSVPGTERTASAPGTAPSRTRRIIRALLPGPAPGANGAALYRRWWLPWLWTAPAIVCAVVFGVFPFLNTVLLSFTNAKPLGGAASFVGLDNYSRMLGDSDFWLATRNSILYAVVVVPLMVLLPLMLAVLVEKNLPGIGFFRSAFYTPVLASSVVVGLSWQWLLADDGLVNTWLQQAHLIRSAVPFLSDSWLILFSAMGLTLWKGLGWYMIFYLAALGNVPRELHEAASMDGAGSVRRFWHITMPGVRQAMMLVGTLTGIGSLRVFTEIYMLGSSTGGPGGADRTLPFYIRDVGLDPLTGNAGYGSAVSVALFVLTLGLTLLAQRLTKEDEA, encoded by the coding sequence GTGGCGACCGAGACCGCGAAGCCGGTGTCCGTGCCCGGTACGGAGCGCACAGCCTCCGCGCCGGGCACGGCCCCGTCCCGCACCCGCCGGATCATCCGGGCGCTGCTGCCGGGCCCCGCGCCCGGCGCCAACGGCGCGGCGCTGTACCGCCGTTGGTGGCTGCCCTGGCTGTGGACCGCCCCCGCGATCGTCTGCGCGGTGGTCTTCGGCGTCTTCCCGTTCCTCAACACCGTCCTGCTGTCGTTCACGAACGCCAAGCCGCTCGGCGGCGCCGCGAGCTTCGTCGGGCTGGACAACTACAGCCGGATGCTGGGCGACTCCGACTTCTGGCTGGCGACCCGCAACAGCATCCTGTACGCGGTGGTCGTCGTACCGCTGATGGTGCTGCTGCCGCTGATGCTGGCCGTCCTGGTGGAGAAGAACCTGCCCGGCATCGGCTTCTTCCGCTCGGCCTTCTACACGCCCGTCCTCGCCTCCAGCGTGGTCGTGGGCCTGAGCTGGCAGTGGCTGCTCGCCGACGACGGACTCGTCAACACCTGGCTGCAGCAAGCCCACTTGATCAGATCCGCCGTCCCGTTCCTCTCCGACTCCTGGCTCATCCTCTTCTCCGCGATGGGCCTGACGCTGTGGAAGGGGCTCGGCTGGTACATGATCTTCTATCTGGCCGCGCTGGGGAACGTGCCCAGGGAACTGCACGAGGCGGCCTCCATGGACGGCGCCGGCAGCGTCCGCCGCTTCTGGCACATCACCATGCCGGGCGTACGGCAGGCCATGATGCTCGTGGGCACACTCACCGGCATCGGCTCCCTCAGGGTGTTCACGGAGATCTACATGCTGGGCAGCTCCACCGGAGGCCCCGGCGGCGCCGACCGCACCCTGCCCTTCTACATCCGGGACGTCGGCCTGGACCCGCTGACCGGCAACGCCGGTTACGGCTCGGCGGTCAGCGTGGCGCTGTTCGTGCTGACCCTCGGGCTGACCCTGCTGGCGCAGCGCCTGACCAAGGAGGACGAGGCATGA
- a CDS encoding extracellular solute-binding protein: MRAGRLTASVAGIITLTLTAAGCGLSGTSGGGDSTAGGCKVDKGNVGSGELTGDIKGQITFQTTNLKKDFGDFFNGVIDDFEKAHPGAKVKWIDDPGDNTFTQRTVADAQACTLPDVLNLNAETATALTKAGYLLNLGAKDPDVAKPFVPAFWKSSTFKDASGSAIHTTLPWYTGGVLLTYNTDLLKKAGVDPAKPPTTLFGLFADYEKIAKAGKGKYYATMANPVWRIPADFDQMNIRTLSADGRSAVFADDPRTTQWVAWMAKLYKEGAMPKDSLSSSNDPSTLYSQGKVAYGSTNPSFVRFVKQNSPSVYARTGVGQQPFDALGHTTAAPQYISVAATSKHAPVALSFAEFLTNAENQTAWCKDPNVVIFPTTTTSLNDPFFQKVSGSDPFSQARKLVAEQLKTTTAYQTNLSPAVQNAIVAEVQLAMQGKKSPEQAVKDAQSKANELLKQAG, from the coding sequence ATGCGCGCTGGAAGACTGACCGCATCCGTGGCGGGAATCATCACACTGACACTGACGGCGGCCGGCTGCGGCCTGTCCGGCACATCCGGTGGCGGGGACTCCACCGCCGGGGGCTGCAAGGTCGACAAGGGCAACGTCGGCTCCGGCGAACTGACGGGTGACATCAAGGGCCAGATCACCTTCCAGACCACCAACCTGAAGAAAGACTTCGGTGACTTCTTCAACGGAGTGATCGACGACTTCGAGAAGGCCCACCCCGGCGCCAAGGTCAAGTGGATCGACGATCCCGGCGACAACACGTTCACCCAGCGCACCGTCGCCGACGCCCAGGCCTGTACGTTGCCGGACGTCCTCAACCTCAACGCCGAGACGGCCACCGCCCTCACCAAGGCGGGCTACCTGCTCAACCTGGGCGCCAAGGACCCCGACGTGGCCAAGCCGTTCGTCCCGGCGTTCTGGAAGTCCAGCACATTCAAGGACGCCTCGGGCTCGGCGATCCACACCACGCTCCCCTGGTACACCGGCGGCGTCCTGCTGACGTACAACACCGACCTGCTGAAGAAGGCCGGGGTCGACCCCGCGAAGCCGCCGACGACCCTGTTCGGGCTCTTCGCGGACTACGAGAAGATCGCCAAGGCGGGCAAGGGCAAGTACTACGCGACGATGGCCAACCCGGTCTGGCGGATCCCGGCCGACTTCGACCAGATGAACATCAGGACGCTGTCCGCCGACGGCAGGTCCGCGGTCTTCGCCGACGATCCGCGGACCACGCAGTGGGTCGCGTGGATGGCGAAGCTGTACAAGGAAGGCGCCATGCCGAAGGACTCGCTGTCCTCCAGCAACGACCCCTCCACGCTGTACAGCCAGGGCAAGGTCGCCTACGGCTCGACGAACCCGAGCTTCGTGCGCTTCGTGAAGCAGAACAGCCCGTCGGTCTACGCCAGGACGGGCGTCGGCCAGCAGCCCTTCGACGCGCTCGGTCACACTACGGCCGCCCCGCAGTACATATCGGTCGCCGCGACCAGCAAGCACGCCCCGGTGGCCCTGTCGTTCGCCGAGTTCCTCACCAACGCCGAGAACCAGACGGCCTGGTGCAAGGACCCGAACGTGGTGATCTTCCCGACGACCACCACCTCGCTCAACGACCCGTTCTTCCAGAAGGTGAGCGGCAGCGACCCCTTCTCCCAGGCCCGCAAGCTCGTCGCCGAACAGCTGAAGACCACCACCGCCTACCAGACCAACCTTTCCCCGGCCGTGCAGAACGCCATCGTGGCCGAGGTGCAGCTGGCCATGCAGGGCAAGAAGAGCCCCGAACAGGCCGTCAAGGACGCCCAGTCCAAGGCCAATGAGCTGCTGAAGCAGGCGGGCTGA
- a CDS encoding peptidyl-prolyl cis-trans isomerase, whose protein sequence is MTRHAAVVQGEAVPRERVDAFLQTVTTTPQRGAGSADMRLRRVGATSHAGAADARQPHTAPPAAHSPQAERQRRRWATQVVVADELARRACEERGLEQPPEVSPTHVLAIAGTDVADLGSIVAATLAHSAAARLLLAELERQQDVPEAAVQDYYERNRDRYLTPDALRRGVDPFGRTAPADFLPYQQAREGIAHELGRAAGHRAFFDWFDQARADVVYAAGHEHPGDPSHPDHEHRH, encoded by the coding sequence ATGACAAGACACGCGGCCGTCGTACAGGGCGAAGCGGTCCCGAGAGAGCGCGTGGACGCTTTCCTGCAAACCGTCACAACAACGCCCCAAAGGGGCGCGGGCAGTGCCGATATGCGGCTTCGCCGCGTGGGCGCGACCAGCCACGCCGGCGCGGCAGACGCCAGACAACCGCACACGGCACCCCCCGCCGCGCACTCGCCCCAAGCCGAACGCCAACGACGCCGCTGGGCCACGCAGGTGGTAGTCGCCGACGAACTCGCAAGACGAGCCTGCGAGGAACGCGGCCTGGAGCAACCGCCGGAGGTGTCACCGACCCACGTGCTCGCCATCGCCGGCACCGACGTCGCCGACCTCGGCAGCATCGTCGCCGCGACCCTCGCCCACTCGGCGGCCGCCCGCCTGCTGCTGGCCGAGCTGGAGCGGCAACAGGACGTCCCCGAGGCCGCCGTACAGGACTACTACGAGCGCAACCGGGACCGGTACCTGACCCCGGACGCGCTACGGCGCGGGGTGGACCCGTTCGGAAGGACGGCACCCGCGGACTTCCTGCCGTACCAGCAGGCCCGCGAGGGCATCGCACACGAACTCGGCCGGGCGGCGGGCCACCGCGCCTTCTTCGACTGGTTCGACCAGGCACGGGCCGATGTGGTGTACGCCGCCGGACACGAGCACCCCGGCGATCCCTCGCACCCGGACCACGAACACCGCCACTGA
- a CDS encoding NEW3 domain-containing protein: protein MRVTSAESTELFVGTTEHPHQVMAVELSHTPGRPVRLTVDGPGVLGTAVATTGDDGTLRAEIPVAGDLAPGEGTHVTITAEDAEDPAHTARLTVPFTAAEPGWTMFMVSHFHYDPVWWNTQAAYTETWDVADDPATTGLPARTFDSRGQSGMSLVRAHCDLARRDPAYTFVLAEVDYLKPYWDSFPEERAFLRELIRTGRVEIMGGTYNEPNTNLTGAEATVRNALYGDGFQRGIMGSSPETAWQLDAFGHDPQFPGLMADAGVTSSSWARGPFHQWGPTLSVFGEEPRDPERMQFPAEFSWIAPSGRGLLTAYMVNHYGAGWAIDNAPTLPEAEAAALKLFRGLKKVALTRNVLLPVGGDYAPPCRWVMAIHRDWNERYVWPRFVSGIPRDFFAAVRAQLDAEGRKASPQTRDMNPVYTGKDVSYIDTKQAQRYGETLLADAEAWATLASLVAGHPYPDAALDKAWRQLIYGAHHDAITGSESDQVYIDLLTGWRELHDLARTVHADATQALADRVTPGTGTDLVVFNSATWQRRDVLTVDDPGLVPLGLPSVREDGQLHVVVPELPGMGYTTLPLSEGSAPEWAPGEGATVRNEFYEVTVDPARGGGVSSLRALTEGGRELLRAGDIGNELVVQEEYARHPRFGEGPWHLTPTGTTAARSRDVRADVEVEHSPAGSRITVRADLGLFRYTQRLTLWTGVPRLDVTTTIDGYDGADRLIRVRWPSDVRGGLPVHEVADAVIGRGFGFVDVDSERFPWTLDNPANTWFGLGSTARVELRDDTGALLGHRSIGVAELVYASWDEAGELGTPLAAALVRAGVTATSTIAGGPRYGDLEVDSNLPDIRIAVGGPERNSVVAEALGWDPAAGRELRRRLAEAGVAAVWVAPRAGLREEWVPGADLRDLERLPLLVVAGTDAEGDAKAVDALIADLDDATVTATAAGGGEALPPGDAWDGRGFAVLNRGTPGCVVTSSGDLCMSLMRSCTGWPSGIWVDPPRRTAPDGSAFQLQRWSHTFEYAVVGGEGDWRQQQLPRVGHEFNHPLTARIRGAASTGDLPRELALLNVEPAGAVLLDALKPAGSPLARGSVAPADPGRGVVVRMHEVNGRPVRARVRGPKEWVRGARADVLETPGEALAPDAQGALGVGLTGFEVATVLAMPPEGARLPYGPEVAAHEPAQPVHTRYWLHNSGPAPRGNMPVAVYVSPTTLTASGGPVTATVRIASELTDAPVSGTARIDVPPGWSAEPAELPYALGPNGFTLTEVTVTPPPDAPPGRHWLAARLSYEGQTYEDVVALEVPGSVPGPTLVVDLGVEKVTVRRGERAQIPVTLHNRTRGPVNGTLWAVSSWGTWAGVGPGCQGFTVAAGEQLDRWIDVDGGAMPPGSYWLMAKVACHGRVAYTQAIALEVTP from the coding sequence ATGCGCGTCACCTCTGCCGAGTCGACCGAGCTCTTCGTGGGGACGACCGAGCATCCGCACCAGGTGATGGCCGTCGAACTGAGCCACACCCCGGGCCGCCCGGTCCGCCTCACCGTCGACGGCCCGGGCGTCCTGGGCACGGCGGTCGCGACCACGGGCGACGACGGCACGCTCCGCGCCGAGATACCCGTGGCCGGCGACCTCGCCCCCGGCGAGGGCACCCACGTCACGATCACCGCCGAGGACGCCGAGGACCCCGCGCACACCGCGCGGCTCACGGTCCCCTTCACCGCCGCCGAGCCCGGCTGGACCATGTTCATGGTCAGCCACTTCCACTACGACCCCGTCTGGTGGAACACGCAGGCCGCCTACACCGAGACCTGGGACGTCGCCGACGACCCGGCCACCACCGGCCTGCCGGCCCGCACCTTCGACTCGCGCGGCCAGTCCGGGATGAGCCTGGTGCGCGCCCACTGCGACCTGGCCCGGCGCGACCCCGCGTACACCTTCGTACTGGCCGAGGTCGACTACCTGAAGCCGTACTGGGACTCCTTCCCGGAGGAGCGCGCCTTCCTGCGCGAGCTGATCCGCACCGGCCGCGTCGAGATCATGGGCGGCACCTACAACGAGCCCAACACCAACCTCACCGGCGCCGAGGCGACCGTACGCAACGCGCTGTACGGCGACGGTTTCCAGCGCGGGATCATGGGCTCGTCGCCGGAGACGGCCTGGCAGCTGGACGCGTTCGGGCACGATCCGCAGTTCCCGGGGCTGATGGCGGACGCCGGGGTCACTTCCAGCTCGTGGGCGCGCGGCCCGTTCCACCAGTGGGGGCCCACGCTGTCGGTCTTCGGCGAGGAGCCGCGCGACCCCGAGCGGATGCAGTTCCCGGCCGAGTTCAGCTGGATCGCCCCGTCGGGGCGCGGGCTGCTGACGGCCTACATGGTCAACCACTACGGCGCCGGATGGGCGATCGACAACGCGCCCACCCTCCCCGAGGCGGAGGCGGCCGCGCTCAAGCTGTTCCGGGGGCTGAAGAAGGTCGCGCTCACACGCAACGTGCTGCTGCCGGTCGGCGGGGACTACGCGCCGCCGTGCCGCTGGGTGATGGCCATCCACCGCGACTGGAACGAGCGGTATGTCTGGCCGCGATTCGTCAGCGGCATCCCGCGCGACTTCTTCGCGGCCGTCCGCGCCCAGCTCGACGCCGAGGGACGCAAGGCCTCCCCGCAGACACGGGACATGAACCCGGTCTACACGGGCAAGGACGTCTCCTACATCGACACCAAGCAGGCCCAGCGGTACGGCGAGACGCTGCTCGCCGACGCGGAGGCCTGGGCGACGCTCGCCTCCCTCGTCGCGGGGCACCCCTATCCGGACGCGGCACTCGACAAGGCCTGGCGGCAGCTGATCTACGGCGCCCACCACGACGCCATCACGGGCTCCGAGTCCGACCAGGTCTACATCGACCTGCTGACCGGCTGGCGCGAGCTGCACGACCTCGCCCGGACCGTGCACGCCGACGCGACGCAGGCCCTCGCCGACCGTGTCACGCCCGGTACCGGCACCGACCTGGTGGTCTTCAACTCCGCGACCTGGCAGCGGCGGGACGTGCTGACGGTCGACGACCCGGGGCTCGTGCCCCTCGGTCTCCCCTCCGTTCGTGAGGACGGTCAACTCCATGTCGTGGTACCCGAGTTGCCCGGCATGGGATACACGACGCTCCCCCTCTCCGAGGGCTCCGCACCCGAGTGGGCACCCGGCGAGGGCGCGACCGTCCGCAACGAGTTCTACGAGGTGACGGTCGACCCCGCGCGCGGCGGCGGCGTCAGCAGCCTGCGCGCGCTCACCGAGGGCGGCCGGGAACTGCTGCGCGCCGGGGACATCGGCAACGAACTGGTCGTGCAGGAGGAGTACGCGCGCCACCCCCGGTTCGGCGAGGGCCCCTGGCACCTCACCCCGACCGGCACCACCGCCGCCCGGAGCCGGGATGTGCGGGCGGACGTCGAGGTCGAGCACTCCCCCGCCGGCTCGCGCATCACCGTCAGGGCCGACCTCGGGCTGTTCCGGTACACCCAGCGTCTGACCCTCTGGACCGGTGTGCCGCGCCTCGACGTGACCACCACCATCGACGGCTACGACGGCGCGGACCGGCTGATCCGGGTCCGCTGGCCCTCCGACGTGCGGGGCGGACTGCCGGTGCACGAGGTGGCGGACGCGGTGATCGGCCGCGGTTTCGGGTTCGTCGACGTGGACAGTGAGCGGTTCCCCTGGACGCTGGACAACCCGGCCAACACCTGGTTCGGGCTCGGGTCGACGGCACGGGTCGAACTGCGGGACGACACAGGCGCGTTGCTCGGCCATCGGTCGATCGGTGTCGCCGAGCTGGTGTACGCCTCCTGGGACGAGGCCGGTGAACTGGGCACCCCGCTCGCGGCGGCCCTCGTACGCGCCGGCGTCACGGCGACCTCGACGATCGCCGGCGGTCCGCGCTACGGCGATCTGGAGGTCGACTCCAACCTGCCCGACATCCGGATCGCGGTCGGCGGCCCGGAGCGCAACTCCGTGGTCGCCGAGGCACTCGGCTGGGACCCGGCAGCCGGACGCGAACTGCGGCGCCGGCTCGCCGAGGCCGGCGTGGCGGCCGTCTGGGTCGCGCCGCGTGCCGGGCTGCGCGAGGAGTGGGTGCCCGGGGCCGACCTGCGCGACCTCGAACGGCTGCCGCTGCTCGTGGTGGCGGGCACCGACGCCGAGGGCGACGCGAAGGCGGTCGACGCGCTGATCGCCGACCTGGACGACGCGACCGTCACGGCCACGGCGGCGGGCGGCGGAGAGGCGCTGCCGCCGGGCGACGCCTGGGACGGGCGCGGCTTCGCCGTCCTCAACCGTGGCACGCCCGGCTGTGTCGTCACCTCCTCGGGCGACCTCTGCATGTCGCTGATGCGTTCCTGCACGGGCTGGCCGTCCGGCATCTGGGTCGACCCGCCCCGCCGCACGGCCCCCGACGGCTCGGCGTTCCAGCTCCAACGCTGGTCCCACACCTTCGAGTACGCGGTGGTCGGCGGCGAGGGCGACTGGCGTCAGCAGCAACTGCCGCGTGTCGGCCATGAGTTCAACCATCCACTGACCGCGCGGATACGGGGTGCCGCGTCCACGGGCGATCTACCGAGGGAACTGGCCCTGCTGAACGTCGAACCCGCGGGTGCCGTCCTGCTCGACGCCCTCAAGCCGGCCGGTTCGCCGCTCGCGCGGGGAAGCGTGGCGCCCGCCGATCCCGGGCGCGGGGTCGTCGTACGGATGCACGAAGTCAACGGACGTCCCGTGCGGGCGCGGGTGCGCGGCCCGAAGGAGTGGGTGCGGGGCGCCCGGGCGGACGTCCTGGAGACACCCGGGGAAGCGCTGGCACCCGACGCACAGGGCGCGCTCGGCGTGGGACTGACCGGCTTCGAGGTGGCGACCGTGCTGGCCATGCCACCCGAGGGCGCCAGGCTCCCGTACGGCCCCGAAGTCGCCGCCCACGAGCCCGCCCAGCCGGTCCACACCCGCTACTGGCTGCACAACTCCGGCCCGGCGCCGCGCGGCAACATGCCGGTCGCGGTGTATGTCTCGCCGACCACGCTCACCGCTTCCGGCGGTCCTGTCACCGCGACGGTCCGGATCGCCTCGGAGCTGACCGACGCCCCCGTCTCCGGCACCGCGAGGATCGACGTCCCGCCCGGCTGGTCCGCCGAGCCCGCCGAACTGCCGTACGCACTCGGCCCGAACGGGTTCACGCTCACCGAGGTCACGGTGACGCCTCCGCCCGACGCCCCGCCCGGCCGGCACTGGCTGGCGGCGCGGCTGTCGTACGAGGGGCAGACGTACGAGGACGTGGTGGCCCTGGAGGTGCCGGGCTCCGTTCCTGGTCCAACTCTGGTCGTGGATCTGGGAGTTGAGAAGGTCACCGTGCGCAGAGGCGAGCGGGCCCAGATCCCGGTGACCCTGCACAACCGCACCCGCGGCCCGGTGAACGGCACCCTGTGGGCCGTGTCCTCCTGGGGCACGTGGGCAGGTGTCGGCCCCGGCTGCCAGGGGTTCACGGTGGCCGCCGGGGAGCAACTGGACCGCTGGATCGACGTGGACGGAGGCGCGATGCCGCCGGGCTCGTACTGGCTGATGGCAAAGGTCGCCTGCCATGGCCGGGTCGCCTACACGCAGGCGATCGCACTGGAGGTGACCCCATGA